Part of the Arvicanthis niloticus isolate mArvNil1 chromosome 2, mArvNil1.pat.X, whole genome shotgun sequence genome, AAGACAGGTAAGAGGACTGCTGTAACTTTGTGGCCAACCTGCTCCACGTAGGAAGTTCTAGTCCAGCTTGGGCTATCTTATCTCAAAACCCAAAAGCAAACGACCAACCTCTCCCCCAAGTCAAACTACTTGCTCAAGACTAGCATTTGAATATCAGACTCCATCCTTTGCTGCCCTACTGCGTGTATTTAGCACATAGATGTATACACACAGCATTCACTCATGGAGCTGAGCCTGGGGTTTCATGGCCCCCACCCCTCCCTGTTCATTCCCACAGGTGATCATTATAAGAATAAGTCACCTGAAGGAAACCGACTTCTCCTTGGTTATTGGCTACTATTTCACAAAAATGAGTTGTACATATCTCTTGGACAGAACGTTCAGTTCTCAGGAATGGGTGTGGCGACTAAAGTGGACTCCGTGATAATTTCCTTTTGGTGTTTTGCTGCCTGCGTCAGCTCCTGATAACTTATAAGCTCAGAAGAGAATTAAACTgcatttcattaaaagaaaaaaagttgtttgCTTTAGGGTCATTACAAATCCAGACTGCTTTCCCATTTCTAGAATATTCCATAGCATCACTTAATTTACCAGAAagatttcttcttctccctctgtagAGGATGAAGTCAaccacccatttttttttttttttcagtttctaaatAATGAGTCAAGTTCTCTAGGAAAAAGGACCCAGTTGTTAGGAAATATTTTCCACTCCCTGATAAAAGGAGAAGGCTGAATTTCTCTTAGCCTTGGACAAATCCGTGTGCATTATTAGTGTATGAGAGCAGCAGAAAAGAATTGAAAGCTGCTGGGAGGAGTCTAGGGCCGAAGCGAAAGCATACCTGGGCTATTCTGGGGCCGGCAGTTTAGGGCAGCAGCTGGACTCTAAGAAGTCAAGGACGATAGCTTTGCCCACAGCTGACTCGTGGGGCGGGGCCTCTGCTCTCCAGAGCTCCGCCTTCTAGGGGCGGAGCCAGAGCGAAGGGTGGGGCCGCGCTCCGTCGGGGCGGGGCCTGTGGAATCTCCGAACTCCTAGACACGGGGCCTTGGCGCGCGTCTCCCGGCGCGGGGTTCCTCTCACGCAGCCTCCCATTCAAAAGATGCCGAAGGGGCGGCGCGGCAGCCAGAACCCCAAGATGAGCCAGCGGCCGGCCCCGCCCCTCTACTTTCCGTCGCTCTACGACCGGGGCATCTCGTCGTCTCCGCTGAGCGACTTTAACATCTGGAAGAAGCTCTTTGTGCCGCTGAAGGCGGGCGGGACGCCGGCGGCCGGGGTGGCAGGGGTAGCGGGGGTCCGACCCCTGCCTCTGGCACCCCCAGCCACCGTGCCTCCGCCGCCGCCTGGCCTGGGTCCCCCCAGCGAGCGTCCGTGTCCTCCTCCCTGGCCATCAGGCCTGGCCTCTATTCCCTACGAGCCTCTGCGCTTCTTCTACTCGCCGCCTCCAGGCCCCGAGATGGCAACTTCGGCCCTGGTCCCGGGCTCCACGACCCCCTGGCtagcctccacctcccaccccGAGGAGCTGTGTGAGCTAGAGATCCGGATTAAGGAGCTGGAGCTGCTCACGATCACTGGGGACGGCTTCGACTCCCAGCGCTGTGCGTGACTGCCAAAGGAGCCCAATCCTACTGCCCTAATTGCCCCCTAGAGTCAGGCACCAGAATGTGACCTTACATGGTCCCCAGCCCTAGGAGTCCCACTCCCAAAATCTGTCCTCCAGAGGTTTAGACCCCCACGTGCTGAATTTCAACCGACCCCTGCCTCACCACACACCTGAGCTAAACAAGCCCTTTAGTTTTAAACCTCACCCTTTAGTGGCTACCCCTTGAAGTAATGTTGACACTGTCTCTTGACACCGAAGCACTCTCTTCCTGAATTTAGCCTTCCTACACGGTAATACCACATTTCTGTAATCTGGAGCTCCACCCACCACAGGCTCTCTATCTCTAGAGACATTAATCTCCAATATTCAAATCTTATGCTGGAGTCTGTGGGTGGAAGGAGATTGTAGGAATTGCCCAAACTTTGAAGGCGCACAGTCATTTACTGAGAAGTCTTGGGCTCTGCCCTTCCCTGGGCCCCAAGCCCTCGGACAAGATCTTGGACTTTGACATCtaagtctgaggttttgggggtCTACACCAGAACAGACCAAGTGTGCTGATGTAAGCAGGAATCCTTTGAAATATGAACTGATGCCTCTCTATTGGACAGTGAGGCAGTTAAATCCAGTTGTATTTCCAGAAGGACTAATTGCTCAGGAATTAGTAGCCTTAGGCTATCCTTTTGCACCCTCTGTTCTAAGGCTTGGATTTGACTATTAGAGGAAGGCAAGTGGCTCTGGAAAGATAATTTCACCTGTTCTGCACAAGTTAAGTTGGTCCCCTCTGCCACACAGTGGGGTGAAGTATAAAAAAAAGACCCAACTATACACTTAGGTATGCATGGCCATAGGACTGGTCTCTAATTAATCTAATACCCTGTAGGATACATACATAGCCACAGGAGGAAAAAGTCCCTAGAACTGGCCTTTTTCAGTTGTATGAGCTAGACAAGTTAGGAGATTTTAGGGTCGTGCACAATTACTTCTCAGAAGCTTGCTCTGGAAGTTAGAAGATTCCTTCTCAGAGTGGAGGTGTATACCCCTGCAAtccttaggaggctgaggcagagggatcatgAATTCCAGAGCAGCTTGGAGCTATATAGGAAgaccctgaaaaacaaaaaccttcccaGCTACAGCTGAGTCTGTTTTGCTCTCCTACAGATAAATTCCTGAAGGCGCTGAAAGATGAAAAATTACAAGGACTGAAGACGACCAGGCAACCTGGAAAGTCGGCCTCCTTCTCCTGAGGAGCTGCCCCCTGGAGCTGGGCAGCCGCCTCCTTAGGTGTTAGTGCTTAGATAATGTGTCCTAGTTGTTGTCATTTCAAAGATGGTTATTTTCTGTTCTGTATTTACTACTGTTATTGTTGCTCTCGGCACATACTTCACATACAGTGCTCACTTGCATGGTAAATCTCATGGCCTCTTACCTCTGTGCTGACGCTGGGGGAATCTCCCTTGTGGGATGTAGAATTGCTGTCTGGCCTGCTATTCAGTCTCCACTCAAGGAGTGGACCCAACACTACTACTGCCAGGGATACCAGGCTGGCCAGTATGTATGAGAGACCAAAGCACGGGCAATAAATCCTGGTCCTGATGTTGGCTCTCAGCCAGAAAGACCCTTGGAAGGCTAGAACTAAAATTAGAACTTGAGTTGCCCTTCATCTcagtaattttcattttcagaagtACTTGTTCttcaaaaaatactttttttgaaCCACAAAATTCTGGTGATAATCTTAAAGACACCATCTTTCTAAGAAGTTCACATACAACACTCAAGAGGTGTTTATCAAGTGCTTATTACATACCTAAACCCCCGCTTAAGCACTTGGAATTGGGGATGGCATCCTGAAGAATGACATGCCAATCACAGAGAATGACAAGTCAAACGAGGAAAGGGGGAGCACAGTAGGGACAGCCAGACTATATCCTAAGGAAGACAGAGTGGGACTTTCAAGTAGGGTCTCTTTGAAGATATGGCatattttgttactgttttgagaACAAAACTATATactccaggctgaccttgaactccagatcttcctgtacttgcctcccaagtactgggattacagtcgCATGCTACCATGCTTGTTCAGCAGGTAGCATTTAAACAATGTGGGGACGTGGTTTAAGATCATCGCCTTGTGTGGGACATCGCCCTGTGTGGGAATGTTCCAGGCAGAAGGGCCAATACAAAGGCTTACAGTGGAGCATTCCAGCATGGGTGAATCCTAACAAACAGGTAAAATGGCAGAGCAGAAGGGGTGAGGGAAGAGGGGTCGGGATGAACGCAGAGGCACTTGTTTATATAGGGTCTTAGAGCTATGGGCAGGTCACAAGGTCTCTGGGACATGAGAAGAGTCCTTAGAGGTTTTTCAACCAAGGTGTAACAGGGCCAGGcggtggtcccagcacttgggaggcagagacaggcagatttctgagttcgaggccagcctggtctacagaatgagttccaggacagccagggctacacagagaaaccctgtctcgaaaaacaaaaacaaaaaaaaaaacaccaaacaaaaaaaaaagtgtaacagGATCTGACTTGTAGTGCTACAGGTTCCACGTAAACTGTTGTAGCTGTCAATACATCAGGGGTACAgtcaaggaagcagagagagcagttAGCAACCAGTAACCCAGCTGAAGAGAGAATGCTGCCCGCAGTGTGTGTATGGAGAGACTATCAGGAGTTGTTGTGGGCTGACCTGCAGCCGCAAGGGGACAGGTTCTGGGGGAGATGAGTAATTTAGTCTGATGTGTATGGAATGGAGAGTTGTCTAGCTAAGGGATATATGAGCCTAAGCTGAGTGACTCTCATTGAcagtgctgtcatggccctggcaaggtggctcagtgggtaaaggtaacAAGTCCGACAATCCGAATTGGGTCCCTAGAACCCACgtgatggaaggagaggaccTACCGCTGAAAACTGTCATCTGACTGCCACACATGTGATATGACACATGTCcactcacacaaatgcacacatgtttGGTTTCGGATCCCTGGTACAAGGGACTGAGTTGCATATTTTACATCAAAGGAGACCTaatctccaggttctcccagcatccctcagtcctacctggcataccctgcccccaaccctgaactttccagcctagaggctgggctgcccttccccctatataatctagacattttgcactcctcgtcctcttcctctcttcctcttcttcttcttgtcttccttcctttctccctcccccccccgtgtgtgtgtgtgtgtgtctccccttCCCTATGGCGACTCCCCTCatccaagagcagcttcccaataaaccttcctttaatataatctaatctgtcTTGAATTGGTTCATTTCACTGGCAGAGCAATAACCTATCAGATGGTGCCAAACCCAGGAGAAGTTGAGTCACCAGCCCAATGGCCCTGGTCTTTCCTGGCCACATGGGGACCATTTCTGTCCCTTTATTCTTCTCTGCTAGATACATAAGTTTTTTGGACTCTGTGAGTATCTATTCTCAGCTAGCCTATTAGGGTGCAGGACCCTCTGGGCTCTCTCTGCTAGAGTCGTGGCTGTGCTAGAATTAGCCCCATTTGAACAAAGACCAGATCTTTGTTTTGGTGGAGCCTTTGGTACAGAGACTCTTATCTGAGGTTACCGCTTCCATATAAATTGTTAGATCTCAGACTATCAATTGGGACACCAATTCTATAGTGTTGGAATTTCTGGCAAACACTGGGAAGATGGGTGCCACAAAATTTTACTCAAATTGGTCTGAATTCCATATGTCCGGGTAATTTTAATCTGG contains:
- the C2H11orf91 gene encoding uncharacterized protein C11orf91 homolog, which encodes MPKGRRGSQNPKMSQRPAPPLYFPSLYDRGISSSPLSDFNIWKKLFVPLKAGGTPAAGVAGVAGVRPLPLAPPATVPPPPPGLGPPSERPCPPPWPSGLASIPYEPLRFFYSPPPGPEMATSALVPGSTTPWLASTSHPEELCELEIRIKELELLTITGDGFDSQRYKFLKALKDEKLQGLKTTRQPGKSASFS